Proteins encoded by one window of Mycolicibacterium cosmeticum:
- a CDS encoding Rv2253 family sensor-like surface protein, whose protein sequence is MSVRRVCVVVTLALVACLGNAATAGAAGQPLNGRYQVVSYASQKNGTSIAARQAEPDFGAVYTFSTACGSVCVATVIDGPAPSNPTIPQPQRYKWDGAKWTFTYDWQWECYTGEQYPRVYSPATSWVSYTPQPDGSLRGSWYTDILSDACRGNVLMPVAAFPVP, encoded by the coding sequence ATGTCGGTCCGTCGAGTGTGCGTCGTGGTGACGCTCGCGTTGGTGGCATGTCTGGGTAATGCGGCGACGGCCGGCGCCGCGGGCCAGCCGTTGAACGGCCGCTACCAAGTGGTCAGCTACGCCTCGCAGAAGAACGGCACCAGCATCGCCGCGCGCCAGGCCGAGCCGGATTTCGGTGCGGTCTACACGTTTTCGACGGCGTGCGGCAGCGTATGCGTGGCGACGGTGATCGACGGGCCGGCACCGTCGAACCCGACCATCCCGCAACCTCAGCGGTACAAGTGGGATGGCGCCAAGTGGACTTTCACCTATGACTGGCAGTGGGAGTGTTACACCGGCGAGCAGTACCCGCGGGTGTACAGCCCGGCGACGTCGTGGGTGTCCTACACACCGCAGCCCGACGGATCGCTGCGCGGCAGCTGGTACACCGACATCCTCAGCGACGCGTGCCGTGGCAACGTGTTGATGCCGGTCGCCGCGTTCCCGGTCCCTTAG
- a CDS encoding alpha/beta fold hydrolase encodes MAVVHHRFATVEGHRLFYREAGDAHAPAVILLHGFPTSSYMFRHLIPALANDYHVIAPDHLGFGLSDAPTADDFNYTFDTLTRLTAGLLQALNVDRYAMYVQDYGAPIGWRLALANPAAITAIISQNGNAYDAGFVEEFWKPIWAYHGDPCPETAAPLRDFLSLDATRWQYVTGVADETLVDPDSWAHDFALLSRPGNDAIQLALFADYETNRPLYPDVQAYFRQSNVPLLAVWGSGDPIFGPAGAQAFTADLPSAEVHLLEGGHFLLESALDKVVPLISRFLAAHAGDVG; translated from the coding sequence ATGGCTGTGGTCCATCACCGTTTCGCGACCGTTGAAGGTCATCGCCTTTTCTACCGCGAGGCCGGCGATGCGCATGCTCCCGCCGTCATCCTGTTGCACGGGTTTCCCACCAGCTCATACATGTTTCGGCATCTGATTCCGGCTCTGGCCAACGACTATCACGTCATTGCCCCCGACCATCTCGGCTTCGGTCTGTCGGATGCACCGACCGCCGACGATTTCAACTACACCTTTGACACGTTGACGCGACTGACCGCCGGACTACTGCAAGCCCTGAACGTCGACCGGTACGCGATGTACGTTCAAGACTACGGAGCACCCATCGGCTGGAGATTGGCGCTGGCGAACCCGGCGGCGATCACGGCGATCATCAGCCAGAACGGCAACGCCTACGATGCCGGTTTCGTCGAAGAATTCTGGAAGCCGATATGGGCCTATCACGGCGATCCGTGCCCCGAGACCGCAGCGCCGTTGCGGGACTTCTTGTCTCTCGACGCCACGCGGTGGCAGTACGTGACCGGCGTAGCGGACGAAACCCTGGTAGATCCAGACTCCTGGGCGCATGATTTCGCCTTACTATCCAGGCCGGGTAACGACGCCATCCAGCTGGCGCTGTTCGCCGATTACGAAACCAATCGTCCGCTCTACCCAGACGTACAGGCCTACTTCCGCCAGAGCAATGTGCCGCTTCTTGCCGTATGGGGCAGTGGCGACCCGATCTTTGGGCCGGCGGGAGCGCAAGCCTTCACAGCCGACCTGCCAAGCGCCGAAGTGCACCTGCTCGAGGGCGGGCATTTCCTCCTCGAATCAGCTTTGGACAAAGTGGTACCGCTCATCTCGCGATTCCTGGCCGCGCATGCCGGAGATGTCGGCTGA